A single region of the Polyangiaceae bacterium genome encodes:
- a CDS encoding c-type cytochrome — protein MSPAKKAQAEAPVDQDLLIGDHEYDGIQEYDNPLPRWWKLIFWGSFFFAIGYLFHYHVTGNGTSVAEAYAADMKEAEEAEAKRAAAEVVTPESLQKLIDNPSAVTEGQGVFTARCVACHGDKGQGIVGPNLTDNSWIHGAGKPMDIYKVVSEGVAAKGMPAWSKQLTPKELRSVVAYVVKDLKGTNAAGKPPEGNPVE, from the coding sequence ATGAGCCCCGCGAAGAAAGCGCAAGCCGAAGCTCCCGTCGATCAGGACCTCTTGATTGGCGATCACGAGTACGACGGCATCCAGGAGTACGACAATCCCCTGCCCCGCTGGTGGAAGCTGATCTTCTGGGGCTCGTTCTTCTTCGCCATCGGCTACTTGTTCCACTATCACGTCACCGGCAACGGGACGTCGGTGGCGGAAGCGTACGCCGCAGACATGAAAGAGGCCGAGGAGGCCGAAGCGAAGCGAGCCGCCGCTGAAGTGGTCACGCCGGAGAGCTTGCAGAAGCTGATCGACAATCCATCCGCGGTCACCGAGGGTCAGGGCGTGTTCACCGCGCGCTGCGTTGCCTGTCATGGAGACAAGGGGCAAGGCATCGTGGGACCCAATCTCACCGACAACAGCTGGATCCATGGCGCTGGCAAGCCCATGGACATCTACAAGGTGGTGTCCGAAGGTGTCGCCGCCAAAGGCATGCCGGCGTGGAGCAAGCAGCTCACGCCGAAGGAGCTCCGCAGCGTCGTGGCCTACGTGGTCAAGGACCTGAAGGGCACCAATGCCGCTGGCAAGCCGCCTGAGGGCAACCCCGTGGAGTAA
- a CDS encoding cbb3-type cytochrome c oxidase subunit 3 → MRLSDIMSNMALSGWAEAALVIFFAVFLLVAYQVLHKKNREAFEQARFMPLDDETPQSPREGKS, encoded by the coding sequence ATGAGGCTCTCCGACATCATGAGCAACATGGCCCTCTCGGGCTGGGCGGAAGCTGCACTCGTCATCTTCTTCGCCGTGTTCCTTTTGGTGGCCTACCAGGTGCTTCACAAGAAGAACCGCGAGGCCTTCGAGCAGGCCCGCTTCATGCCACTGGACGATGAAACCCCTCAGTCTCCCCGAGAAGGCAAGTCATGA